TCAAGCCGCGAGCATGGCTCAGTACAAGGGCACTATGCGTGAGGCCGGCCGGGCCATGCACCTGATAAAGAAGCGGGAAAAGCAGAAGGAGCAGATGGAGGTGCTGAAGCAGCGGATCGCCGAGGAGACCATCATCAAGTCGAAGGTGGACAAGAAATTCTCGGCTCATTACGACGCCGTGGAGGCCGAGCTCAAGTCGAGCACGGTGGGCCTGGTGACCCTGAACGACATGAAGGCCAAGCAGGAGGCCCTGCTGAAGGAGCGGGAGATGCAGCTGGCCAAGAGGGAGCAGCTGGAGGCGCGGCGGCTGCAGCTGGAGGCGCTGCGGGAGAAGGAGcgcaagcaggagcagaagcgCAAGGTCTGCAGCCTGTCCTTCACGCCGGACGAGGGCGACGAGGGCGACGAGGGCGACGAGGACGCGACGGCTGGGGAGCAGCCCGGGTCCGCGGCGGGGAGCAAGCGGCGGAAGCACCTGGGGAAGAATCCCGACGTGGACACGAGCTTCCTGCCGGACCGCGACCGCGAGGAGGAGGAGAACCGGCTGCGCGAGCAGCTGCGGCAGGAGTGGGAGGCGCGGCGCGAGAAGGTGAAGCGCGAGGAGATGGAGGTCATGTTCAGCTACTGGGACGGCTCGGGGCACCGGCGCACGGTGCGGATCCACAAGGGCGGCACGGTGCAGCAGTTCCTGAAGAAGGCGCTGCAGGGGCTGCGCAAGGACTTCCGCGAGCTGCGCGCGGCCGGCGTGGAGCAGCTCATGTACATCAAGGAGGACCTGATCCTGCCCCACTACCACACCTTCTACGACTTCATCATCACCAAGGCCCGGGGCAAGAGCGGGCCGCTCTTCAGCTTCGACGTGCACGACGACGTGCGGCTGCTGAGCGACGCCACCATGGAGAAGGACGAGTCGCACGCGGGCAAGGTGGTGCTGCGCAGCTGGTACGAGAAGAACAAGCACATCTTCCCTGCCAGCCGCTGGGAGCCCTACGACCCCGAGAAGAAGTGGGACAAGTACACGATCCGGTGACCCCCTTTCCGCTCCCGCCTAGGCTCCCTGTCCTACCCCTCCCTGGTCCTGCAGAGCCCTGGCACGCGTGGCCTTCGCAGCCTCTGATGGCCTCCTGTCCACGCCCAGGCAGCAGCACCCAGCATAGGAAATAAATCTCTGTACCCTGTCACTTCTAACTTAATTTGGTGACCTTAATTTCTTGCCCCAATTTGAATAAAGAACCGAGGGTTCTCACGTTATCCAAGTGTGGTCCTTCTATTGCtgatgttttttttggggggagggatgcTTGGTTGTTTGAGGGAGTGGGTGGGTATTAATGTTACTGTGTGGACCCACTATATGGCTCTGTTGAGCTATATTGAAACCATCACTGGGCTCTGCGGGACAGAATGAGAGTATGGGGTGCATTTTTTACCTGAGTCAAAAAGGGTTAAAGCAAATAGTCATGAGCATGGACTTTGGAGCCAAACTGCCTGAGTTTGATTCCCAAGTCAGATTCTTCACTTGCTGTGTAATTTGGGACAGACTAACTgaacctctgtgcctcagtttcctctcctgtaAGTAGGGATAAGAATAGCACTTACCTCATAAGATCCATGTGgagattaaattagttaatatttgtaaagcacttagaactcaataaatgtctgctgttaCTCTTCTTATGgccttaatttatttaaagaactgCTGTGACCCATTTCAGAACGATGGGAGGGCAAAGGTTGACCTCCCCCATAACTTTTCCCAAGATcaggggagttgggggggtgtGGCTCACAAACTGGGGGAGCAGCCCCTCTGGAGCGGTCCTTAGCTGGGTTGTTTAGCCCCAGGGGTTAGGAGTTGGTTAGTATAGCCTAGAGATGAGGATTAGGGCCATGCCTTGTGCCTCCAGCTCTGACATGGCTCTGCACAGTGCTGTTAAAGAttctgacatttaaaattttgatattttactcATTATGGATTTCCTTGTattaatgttgattttttaaaatactgcgttaaaatgtttatcttaaaattaaaaattttttgagaggttggggaaggggcagagggagagggagagagagagaatcccaagcaggctctactCTCaaagcagagcccaacatggggctcaatcccatgaccccatgatcatgacctgagctaaaatcaagagttggaagctcaatcgactgagccacccaggcacccctaaaatatttattaattactgaATTCTGGGGTGTTTCcacccccttcccaccctccaaTTACCTTAATGCTCAAGGCAGATGGCTCACTCATCTTACCCCAGTCCCAGCTTCTTAGAGTTCTTGCTTCAACTCATAAACCAGAACTTCCACCAAAATGTTGGCCCTCTGAGGCAGTGGGTCCCAGCCTGTGCTGTCCATTAGGATCATCAGGGAAGCTTTTACAGCTGCCAAATTCTCGGTGACACTCAGAGTCAGGATCTCAGTGGGAGGCAGACAGTACATGTTTTGAAGCTCTGCAGCATTCAATGGGCAGTCAGGTTGGAGAACGAATGTGTTAAGGTTGCCTTCTCTCTACCTCTTACTAATTCCTCTGCTGAGATTTCAGGCCATAAGCTCACCTGGGTCATGCCCAGCATGGGTTGAAGACCACCGAAGTGGACTCTGGTTTATTTCAgtggaatgtgaaatggtaccCAAAGCGTGATGCTTGCTTGGAGCAACAGTGTCACGCCTGACATCTTGTTAGAAAGCACACACCTATTGAATTGGAATGTGTGACCCAACAAGATTACCTGGTGATTTACATGCACACTAAGGTTTAGTGACCTGTGACTGGCTACATGTCTGCTCTATAGTCTACAGCTCTAATATATTAATTCAAAACTTAAACTTAGGGGATATTAATAGTAGAGCTCTGTATTTTTGGTCCAAGCCACATTTTCTAATCCAGCTTTAATAATGCTGATATGCTAACCACAGTCCAACTCTTACATCTATTTCTTAATTGGTTTGGAGTTACTTAGATTTACCTTACTTTGTTCTGCCATGCATGACAAAACCCCAAAGTCACAGTGGTCTAAGCAagcctattttttttcctatgcaaGCCTGGGGATAAATTTGCATAGCACCAGTCAAGGACCTGGGCTACTTCCATCTCTTCTGTTATCCAAGTGGCCTCCATACCCACAGGTATATCATAAGCCAAGATGGAAGTTCCAACTTCAGCCACCACATCCATATCCCAGGAAACAGAAAGAAGgtaaagggagaaagggaaatgcCAAAGTCATAAAATGTCTGTCTCTTAAGGTTACCTGCAAATTGGCAATAATTTGGCTATATCCCTTTTGCTAGAATTTGGCTACTTGGCCACACCTTGCTACAAGgaaagctgggaaatgtagtctttttttggtcaatttaattttttttttcattttttaaaacttttcaatgTCAGTACAGTTAAGATGCggtgttatactagtttcaggtatgcaatatagtgattcaacaattctaacattactcagtgctcattatggTAAAGTGCACTCATAATcgccttcacctatttcacccattgcccccactcacctcccctctgataaccatctgCTGTTCTCcattgttaagagtctgtttttgtcttttttgtttatttaataaactCCACATACAAGtgcaatcatacagtatttttctttctccgaCTGACCTCACTTAGCATTTCATCCCCTAGATCcacctatgttgttgcaaatggcaagattgcattctaTTTTCATaactgggtaatattccattgtgtgtgtgtgtgtgtgtgtgtgtgtaatgtatgtctatatatatgtatgtggtaTATATTCacatacc
This genomic interval from Neovison vison isolate M4711 chromosome 1, ASM_NN_V1, whole genome shotgun sequence contains the following:
- the FAM50B gene encoding protein FAM50B — protein: MAQYKGTMREAGRAMHLIKKREKQKEQMEVLKQRIAEETIIKSKVDKKFSAHYDAVEAELKSSTVGLVTLNDMKAKQEALLKEREMQLAKREQLEARRLQLEALREKERKQEQKRKVCSLSFTPDEGDEGDEGDEDATAGEQPGSAAGSKRRKHLGKNPDVDTSFLPDRDREEEENRLREQLRQEWEARREKVKREEMEVMFSYWDGSGHRRTVRIHKGGTVQQFLKKALQGLRKDFRELRAAGVEQLMYIKEDLILPHYHTFYDFIITKARGKSGPLFSFDVHDDVRLLSDATMEKDESHAGKVVLRSWYEKNKHIFPASRWEPYDPEKKWDKYTIR